The following proteins are encoded in a genomic region of Gadus macrocephalus chromosome 19, ASM3116895v1:
- the taf1c gene encoding TATA box-binding protein-associated factor, RNA polymerase I, subunit C isoform X1, with amino-acid sequence MDYSFPDRLFPTYFSSGPPNCGSKHTAGGWGEYKGILNTSDQGTCSEAHLKILPRRRTGGDLWAPSEPLVQPLLPPKPIPPWLLDSSETTDFGQHMEDFYRNHSGDAFGSVGALLQDHFYLGHKRKKSWRSDALSLGWTDGFLSKLEHRKCEYTYLNRRVVAYDNLLRDALHDIPPTLLGALLQEELQHSGQRLLFSETATGGALAHATLPRDPWLLYAAGPASSLLNFQRVSLRSEEGDCPRLDACRKPACVDLKGPVRQISVSALLSDCCVAVRSDYLCGVWRFNEVDKPKVLQVITTKQPVTCITASPHVLGEVLLADESGSVHLWTVGKGMTQVRREDSNLYFNASSPWRWCEFSAHPRVMLYGDRTGMELTDVRAANAPSFTLFRISRSPQCRSGERVVLGRYLADANPFHHLVTTQYSAYIMDERFPVLPMLKWDHMMQAPPIFAQVLPGHASSSVGGSSSTKVVIGSQSSQEIVMLQYSGGSAEPCVSLGSPQQLLSPRDSLDHLPVQLPHRTEESRHRLALPAAGMTCFSGRRGGGGGGGGEDSICVLQLTEAGDVFYQVLRPELGAGPDAAGQDPPLPPPGGEAGGRGGSPSQRSAGEPRPGLVAEDTGSEEEMIGPTQPPGGPPPVVPETPERGRGSGSSSEEEGLGGRRGRYLGLEVVVNEEEGQADAAALGEKGEVASSVRTDRPAPPSARAAEAWRRWLQQLLRCRSADRAQPTARKRRRAKKGAAHDPLTEDRLQSLRRDLGESMLGGSLLLHGATSLPAVAPPRLPDTVRTKAWGDVLSQRLTVSWQGEEQWKAWWSDKLGLNRKERAEALKRRRSRDKARRRSNRSLSGSSLANPGSSWAWSDPDDASSRWSEPGSPRSTVSQSARWSEPGSPRSTVSQSARWSEPGSPRSTVSQSARWSEPGSPRSTVSQSARWSEPDSPRSTVSRASQLQHWSPGFSLSGSLPNPKEGPPRHPRLLDVEDDLVPPSSSSQLVAGGSVPSTPRPHTPGPLTPTPRTPRRSQASQAFLGRPGSQTSAVKRKRSQMGF; translated from the exons TTCCACCGTGGCTCTTGGATTCTTCAGAGACGACAGACTTTGGACAACAT ATGGAGGACTTCTACCGGAACCACAGCGGAGATGCCTTCGGCTCCGTCGGTGCACTGCTTCAGGACCACTTCTACCTCGGCCACAAACGGAAAAAG AGCTGGCGTAGCGACGCTCTGAGTCTGGGCTGGACGGATGGCTTCCTGAGCAAGCTGGAACACAGGAA GTGCGAGTACACGTATCTAAACCGCCGCGTGGTCGCCTACGACAACCTGCTGCGAGACGCCCTCCACGACATCCCCCCCACGCTGCTCGGGGCGCTGctccaggaggagctgcagcacAGCGGCCAGCGGCTGCTGTTCTCCGAGACGGCCACCGGGGGAGCCCTGGCCCACGCCACCCTGCCCCGGGACCCCTGGCTGCTCTACGCGGCCGGGCCGGCCTCCAGCCTCCTCA ACTTCCAGCGGGTGTCGCTGCGGTCCGAGGAGGGGGACTGCCCCCGGCTGGACGCCTGCAGGAAGCCCGCCTGCGTGGACCTTAAAGGGCCGGTACGCCAGATCAGCGTCTCCGCCCTGCTCTCGGACT gtTGTGTGGCTGTGCGCTCCGACtacctgtgtggtgtgtggaggTTCAATGAGGTGGACAAACCCAAGGTCCTGCAGGTCATCACAACCAAGCAGCCAGTCACCTGCATCACAgccag TCCACACGTTCTGGGTGAGGTTCTGCTGGCTGATGAGAGTGGATCTGTTCACCTCTGGACCGTCGGCAAAGG CATGACCCAGGTGCGGCGGGAGGACAGTAACCTGTACTTCAACGCCTCGTCTCCTTGGCGATGGTGTGAGTTCTCGGCTCACCCCAGAGTGATGCTGTACGGTGACCGCACCGGGATGGAGCTGACCGACGTCCGG GCTGCCAACGCCCCCAGCTTCACTCTGTTCCGGATCAGCCGGTCTCCCCAGTGTCGCAGCGGGGAGAGGGTGGTCCTTGGGAGATACCTGGCCGACGCCAATCCCTTCCACCACCTGGTCaccacacag tACTCTGCCTACATCATGGACGAGCGTTTCCCTGTTCTGCCCATGCTCAAGTGGGACCACATGATGCAGGCCCCGCCCATCTTTGCTCAGGTTCTCCCAGGCcacgcctcctcctctgtggGCGGGTCTAGCAGCACCAAggttgtgattggctcccaGAGTTCCCAAGAAATCGTCATGCTGCAGTACTCAG gaGGCTCAGCCGAGCCGTGTGTCAGTCTGGGGTCTCCTCAGCAGCTGCTGAGCCCCAGAGACTCTCTGGACCACCTGCCGGTCCAGCTGCCCCACCGCACCGAGGAGAGCCGCCACAGGCTGGCCCTGCCCGCCGCAG GTATGACGTGTTTCTCGGGCaggcgaggcggcggcggcggcggcggcggagaggACTCTATCTGTGTCCTCCAGCTGACCGAGGCTGGAGACGTCTTCTACCAGGTCCTCAGACCGGAGCTCGGCGCCGGCCCGGACGCTGCAGGCCAGGACCCCCCCCTGCCGCCGCCGGGAGGGGAGGCAGGCGGGCGCGGCGGCTCCCCGTCCCAGCGGAGCGCCGGGGAGCCGCGGCCGGGTCTGGTGGCGGAGGACACGGGCAGCGAGGAGGAGATGATCGGGCCCACCCAGCCCCCCGGCGGGCCGCCGCCGGTGGTCCCGGAAACCCCAGAGAGGGGGCGCGGCTCGGGCTCctccagtgaggaggaggggctgggcGGGAGGCGGGGCCGCTAcctgggcctggaggtggtggtgaacgaggaggaaggccaggccGACGCCGCGGCCCTCGGAGAAAAGGGGGAGGTGGCTTCCTCCGTCCGGACGGACCGCCCGGCGCCGCCCAGCGCCCGGGCCGCCGAGGCGTGGAGGCGctggctgcagcagctgctgagGTGCAGGTCCGCGGACCGGGCCCAACCCACGGCCCGGAAGCGGCGGCGGGCGAAAAAGGGGGCCGCCCACGACCCGCTCACGGAGGACCGCCTGCAGAGCCTGCGGCGGGACCTCGGGGAGAGCATGCTCGGCGGCTCCCTGCTGCTGCACGGCGCCACCTCCCTGCCCGCCGTGGCCCCGCCCCGGCTCCCGGACACGGTGCGCACCAAGGCCTGGGGCGACGTCCTCAGCCAGCGGCTCACCGTCTcctggcagggggaggagcagtggAAGGCGTGGTGGTCGGACAAGCTGGGACTCAACAGGAAGGAGCGGGCGGAGGCGCtgaagaggaggcggagccgggacaaggcgaggaggaggagcaaccGCTCCCTCAGCGGCTCGAGCCTGGCCAACCCGGGCAGCTCCTGGGCCTGGTCCGACCCCGACGACGCCTCGTCCCGCTGGTCGGAGCCCGGCTCCCCCAGGTCGACGGTGTCCCAGTCCGCCCGCTGGTCGGAGCCCGGCTCCCCCAGGTCGACGGTGTCCCAGTCCGCCCGCTGGTCGGAGCCCGGCTCCCCCAGGTCCACGGTGTCCCAGTCCGCCCGCTGGTCGGAGCCCGGCTCCCCCAGGTCCACGGTGTCCCAGTCCGCCCGCTGGTCGGAGCCGGACTCCCCCAGGTCCACGGTGTCCAGAGCGTCCCAGCTGCAGCACTGGTCTCCTGGGTTCTCCTTGTCTGGCTCCCTGCCCAACCCCAAG GAAGGCCCTCCTCGACACCCCCGGCTGTTGGATGTGGAGGACGACCTggtgcccccctcctcctccagccagcTGGTAGCAGGGGGTAGCGTACCCTCCACCCCTAGGCCTCACACCCCTGGGCCTCTCACCCCCACGCCTCGCACACCCAGGCGGTCCCAGGCGTCCCAGGCGTTCCTCGGCCGACCTGGAAGCCAGACCTCGGCGGTCAAGAGGAAGAGGTCTCAGATgggattttaa
- the taf1c gene encoding TATA box-binding protein-associated factor, RNA polymerase I, subunit C isoform X2 → MEDFYRNHSGDAFGSVGALLQDHFYLGHKRKKSWRSDALSLGWTDGFLSKLEHRKCEYTYLNRRVVAYDNLLRDALHDIPPTLLGALLQEELQHSGQRLLFSETATGGALAHATLPRDPWLLYAAGPASSLLNFQRVSLRSEEGDCPRLDACRKPACVDLKGPVRQISVSALLSDCCVAVRSDYLCGVWRFNEVDKPKVLQVITTKQPVTCITASPHVLGEVLLADESGSVHLWTVGKGMTQVRREDSNLYFNASSPWRWCEFSAHPRVMLYGDRTGMELTDVRAANAPSFTLFRISRSPQCRSGERVVLGRYLADANPFHHLVTTQYSAYIMDERFPVLPMLKWDHMMQAPPIFAQVLPGHASSSVGGSSSTKVVIGSQSSQEIVMLQYSGGSAEPCVSLGSPQQLLSPRDSLDHLPVQLPHRTEESRHRLALPAAGMTCFSGRRGGGGGGGGEDSICVLQLTEAGDVFYQVLRPELGAGPDAAGQDPPLPPPGGEAGGRGGSPSQRSAGEPRPGLVAEDTGSEEEMIGPTQPPGGPPPVVPETPERGRGSGSSSEEEGLGGRRGRYLGLEVVVNEEEGQADAAALGEKGEVASSVRTDRPAPPSARAAEAWRRWLQQLLRCRSADRAQPTARKRRRAKKGAAHDPLTEDRLQSLRRDLGESMLGGSLLLHGATSLPAVAPPRLPDTVRTKAWGDVLSQRLTVSWQGEEQWKAWWSDKLGLNRKERAEALKRRRSRDKARRRSNRSLSGSSLANPGSSWAWSDPDDASSRWSEPGSPRSTVSQSARWSEPGSPRSTVSQSARWSEPGSPRSTVSQSARWSEPGSPRSTVSQSARWSEPDSPRSTVSRASQLQHWSPGFSLSGSLPNPKEGPPRHPRLLDVEDDLVPPSSSSQLVAGGSVPSTPRPHTPGPLTPTPRTPRRSQASQAFLGRPGSQTSAVKRKRSQMGF, encoded by the exons ATGGAGGACTTCTACCGGAACCACAGCGGAGATGCCTTCGGCTCCGTCGGTGCACTGCTTCAGGACCACTTCTACCTCGGCCACAAACGGAAAAAG AGCTGGCGTAGCGACGCTCTGAGTCTGGGCTGGACGGATGGCTTCCTGAGCAAGCTGGAACACAGGAA GTGCGAGTACACGTATCTAAACCGCCGCGTGGTCGCCTACGACAACCTGCTGCGAGACGCCCTCCACGACATCCCCCCCACGCTGCTCGGGGCGCTGctccaggaggagctgcagcacAGCGGCCAGCGGCTGCTGTTCTCCGAGACGGCCACCGGGGGAGCCCTGGCCCACGCCACCCTGCCCCGGGACCCCTGGCTGCTCTACGCGGCCGGGCCGGCCTCCAGCCTCCTCA ACTTCCAGCGGGTGTCGCTGCGGTCCGAGGAGGGGGACTGCCCCCGGCTGGACGCCTGCAGGAAGCCCGCCTGCGTGGACCTTAAAGGGCCGGTACGCCAGATCAGCGTCTCCGCCCTGCTCTCGGACT gtTGTGTGGCTGTGCGCTCCGACtacctgtgtggtgtgtggaggTTCAATGAGGTGGACAAACCCAAGGTCCTGCAGGTCATCACAACCAAGCAGCCAGTCACCTGCATCACAgccag TCCACACGTTCTGGGTGAGGTTCTGCTGGCTGATGAGAGTGGATCTGTTCACCTCTGGACCGTCGGCAAAGG CATGACCCAGGTGCGGCGGGAGGACAGTAACCTGTACTTCAACGCCTCGTCTCCTTGGCGATGGTGTGAGTTCTCGGCTCACCCCAGAGTGATGCTGTACGGTGACCGCACCGGGATGGAGCTGACCGACGTCCGG GCTGCCAACGCCCCCAGCTTCACTCTGTTCCGGATCAGCCGGTCTCCCCAGTGTCGCAGCGGGGAGAGGGTGGTCCTTGGGAGATACCTGGCCGACGCCAATCCCTTCCACCACCTGGTCaccacacag tACTCTGCCTACATCATGGACGAGCGTTTCCCTGTTCTGCCCATGCTCAAGTGGGACCACATGATGCAGGCCCCGCCCATCTTTGCTCAGGTTCTCCCAGGCcacgcctcctcctctgtggGCGGGTCTAGCAGCACCAAggttgtgattggctcccaGAGTTCCCAAGAAATCGTCATGCTGCAGTACTCAG gaGGCTCAGCCGAGCCGTGTGTCAGTCTGGGGTCTCCTCAGCAGCTGCTGAGCCCCAGAGACTCTCTGGACCACCTGCCGGTCCAGCTGCCCCACCGCACCGAGGAGAGCCGCCACAGGCTGGCCCTGCCCGCCGCAG GTATGACGTGTTTCTCGGGCaggcgaggcggcggcggcggcggcggcggagaggACTCTATCTGTGTCCTCCAGCTGACCGAGGCTGGAGACGTCTTCTACCAGGTCCTCAGACCGGAGCTCGGCGCCGGCCCGGACGCTGCAGGCCAGGACCCCCCCCTGCCGCCGCCGGGAGGGGAGGCAGGCGGGCGCGGCGGCTCCCCGTCCCAGCGGAGCGCCGGGGAGCCGCGGCCGGGTCTGGTGGCGGAGGACACGGGCAGCGAGGAGGAGATGATCGGGCCCACCCAGCCCCCCGGCGGGCCGCCGCCGGTGGTCCCGGAAACCCCAGAGAGGGGGCGCGGCTCGGGCTCctccagtgaggaggaggggctgggcGGGAGGCGGGGCCGCTAcctgggcctggaggtggtggtgaacgaggaggaaggccaggccGACGCCGCGGCCCTCGGAGAAAAGGGGGAGGTGGCTTCCTCCGTCCGGACGGACCGCCCGGCGCCGCCCAGCGCCCGGGCCGCCGAGGCGTGGAGGCGctggctgcagcagctgctgagGTGCAGGTCCGCGGACCGGGCCCAACCCACGGCCCGGAAGCGGCGGCGGGCGAAAAAGGGGGCCGCCCACGACCCGCTCACGGAGGACCGCCTGCAGAGCCTGCGGCGGGACCTCGGGGAGAGCATGCTCGGCGGCTCCCTGCTGCTGCACGGCGCCACCTCCCTGCCCGCCGTGGCCCCGCCCCGGCTCCCGGACACGGTGCGCACCAAGGCCTGGGGCGACGTCCTCAGCCAGCGGCTCACCGTCTcctggcagggggaggagcagtggAAGGCGTGGTGGTCGGACAAGCTGGGACTCAACAGGAAGGAGCGGGCGGAGGCGCtgaagaggaggcggagccgggacaaggcgaggaggaggagcaaccGCTCCCTCAGCGGCTCGAGCCTGGCCAACCCGGGCAGCTCCTGGGCCTGGTCCGACCCCGACGACGCCTCGTCCCGCTGGTCGGAGCCCGGCTCCCCCAGGTCGACGGTGTCCCAGTCCGCCCGCTGGTCGGAGCCCGGCTCCCCCAGGTCGACGGTGTCCCAGTCCGCCCGCTGGTCGGAGCCCGGCTCCCCCAGGTCCACGGTGTCCCAGTCCGCCCGCTGGTCGGAGCCCGGCTCCCCCAGGTCCACGGTGTCCCAGTCCGCCCGCTGGTCGGAGCCGGACTCCCCCAGGTCCACGGTGTCCAGAGCGTCCCAGCTGCAGCACTGGTCTCCTGGGTTCTCCTTGTCTGGCTCCCTGCCCAACCCCAAG GAAGGCCCTCCTCGACACCCCCGGCTGTTGGATGTGGAGGACGACCTggtgcccccctcctcctccagccagcTGGTAGCAGGGGGTAGCGTACCCTCCACCCCTAGGCCTCACACCCCTGGGCCTCTCACCCCCACGCCTCGCACACCCAGGCGGTCCCAGGCGTCCCAGGCGTTCCTCGGCCGACCTGGAAGCCAGACCTCGGCGGTCAAGAGGAAGAGGTCTCAGATgggattttaa